Part of the Mycolicibacterium thermoresistibile genome, TCGACGAGGTCGCGGCCGCTGCCGGGGTGGACCGCGAACGGGTGGAGCGGTTCGCGCACCCGGTGCTGCTGGAACGGGCCCGGGCCGCCGAGCTCGCGACCGCGGCGCATCCGGTGCTCGCCGACGGGCCGGCTGTGCTGACCCTGCTGGAGATGGTGACCAGCGCGCTGATCTCCCGCGGCCTCGACCCGCACGCCACCAGCTGGGACGCCTGGCGCAACGAGGACGGCCGCTGGACGGTGCAGCTGTCCTGGAAGGCCGGGCGCTCCGACAACGTGGCGCATTTCCGGTACGTGCCCGGGGCGCACGGCGGCACCGTGACCGCGTGCGACGACGCGGCGCGCGAACTGATCGACCCGGACTTCACCCGGCAACCGCTGCGGCCCGTCGCACCGCTGCCCGAGCTCGAATTCGAGGAGAAGCCGGCCCCCGCACCGGCCCCGGATCAGGCCCCGGACGCCGCCGAGCCCGCCCCGGCCGCCGAACCGGCCCCACGGCGGCGGACTCGCAAGGCCAAGTCCCGCCCGACGGTGCCGGCCTGGGAGGACGTCCTGCTCGGGGTGCGGTCCAGCGCCGAACGCTGAGACCCGCGGGCCCGGCCCCGGTCAGATCAGCACGGCGGCCAACGCCAACCATCCGGTGGCCACCCCCGCCCCGGCGCCCAGCGCGAACCACCGCCACACCGGCCGACTGCGCCATTCCCACACCGAGGGTGCCAGCCCGCCCACCGCGACCAGGTTCAGTCCGATCGTCAACAGCGGATGGATCCGGCTCAAACCGATCCCGAGCACGACGACCGCGGCGGCGATCACCGCCGCGACGAATGCGGCGACGGTCAGCCCCAACGCCCACGGGGTGGCCTCGTCGTCACCGGACTCCACGCCTCGAATCTATCCGCTCGGCCTGGACCGCTCGTAGAACGCCAGCGCGGCGGCGGTGGCCACGTTGAGCGAATCGGTGCCCCGCGACATCGGGATGCGCACCCGCACATCGGCGGCCCGCATGGTCGACTCCGCCAGCCCGGGTCCCTCGGCCCCGACGAGTACAGCCACCTTCTGCGCGGCCAGCCGCGGCATCACCGCCGCCAGCGTCTCCGCCTTCGGGTTCGGCGTCATCGCGAGTAGCTGAAAACCGTTGTCGCGCAGCAATCGCAGATCGGCCGGCCAGTGACGCGCCCGCGCGTACGGCACCAGCAGCGCATGCCCCATCGACACCCGCACCGCCCGCCGGTACAGCGGGTCGGCGCAGCCGCTGCCGAAGATCACCGCGTCGACCCCGAGGCCGGCGGCGTTGCGAAAGATCGAGCCGAGGTTCTCGTGGTCGTTGACGCCCTCGAGCACCGCGACGGTGCGGGCCCCGTCGAGCACCTGCGGCACCGTGAGTTCCGTCGGCCGCGCCGCCGAGGCGAGCACCCCGCGATTCAGGTGGAATCCCACCACCTCGGCCATCACCTCGGCGTCGGCCCGGTAGAACGGGGCGTCGACGGCGGCGAGGTCGGCACGCAGCTCGGTGAGCCGCCGATCCGTGCCGAGAAACGCACGCGGCGTGAACCGCGACGCCAGCATCCGCTGCACCACCAACACACCCTCGGCGATCACCAGCCCCTTGCCGCCGGGCAGATCCGGGCGCCGGTCCACACTGTTGAGGTCGCGGAAGTCGTCGACCCGCGGGTCGGCCGGATCGGTGATGTCAGTGACGTCGGGGCCGTCAGTGACGTCGGGGCCGTCGGGGTCGTCGGGGTTCGGGCCGCTGAGCGTGTGCACTCTTGAAACGGTAAGACCTCAAGCGGATTCGTCGACGAGCACCGCCATCAGTTCGGCGGCCTGCGTCAACGTCTCCCGTTGCGCCGCGTCCAACCCGGCCAGGCGCTTCATCAGCCACTCCTGACTGGTGCTGCGGTGCGCCTCGACCAGGCGCCGGCCCGCGGCCGACACCGCGATCAGCACCTGCCGGCCGTCGACCGGATGTGCGTCGCGGGCCACCAGACCGAGTTCGAGCAACGACGACACCACCCGCGTCATCGACGGCGGACGGACCCGCTCCCGCGCCGCCAGCGCACCCGGCGTCATCGCACCCTCTTTGACCAACGTCGACAAGGCCGACAACTGCGCCAGCGAAAGCTCAGACTCCGCCCCGCGGGCCCGCAGCTGGCGCGCCAACCGCACGACAGCGAAAGACAATTCGCTGGCCAGCCGGGCTTCCGAGTCGTCCACATCGCAAGAATAGCCAGCATCACGCCGCCAATACCCGCAAACGAATCAACTGCTGCCCGGCCCCGTCGGCGCAGCGGCGGGGTTCACGCTAGATTGACGATGATGGCCACCGAGACCCCCGCCGATACCGCACCCCGGCCCCCCGCGGCCCCTCCGCTGCCGCGGATCCTGCTGCAGCCGTGGCCGGTGATCACCGTGATCACGGTAGGTTGGCTCGTCGCGGCGCTGCTCGCCTTCACCGTGGACAGCCTGCACACCTGGCGCCCGTACACCGTCGCCGGGCTGGCGGTGGGGGCTCTTGGCACGCTGATCTATGTATGGCAACGTCACGCCGTACGCCGGGGCGCGCGCGGCGCCCAGGACGGACTGCTTTGACGAAACCCCCGGACCGACAAGACATCACCCCAGACGACACCCAGGACGAGAGGAAGCGCCATGGCGGCACCGCTGTTGCAGGCAGAGATCGAGATCAACGCACCGGTTTCCCGCGTGTGGGAGCTGGTCTCCGACCTGAGCCGGATGCCGCAGTGGAGTCCGCAGTGCCGGCGGATGCGGGTGCTCGGTCAGCTGCGGCCCGGCGCCCGCACCATCAACCTCAACCGCCGCGGGCTGATGGTGTGGCCCACCACATGCACCATCACCGAGGTGATCCCGGAGAAGAAGCTGGCGTTCCGGGTCAACGAGAACAACACGGTGTGGAGCTACGAACTGGAGCCCACCGAGTCGGGCGGCACCCGTCTCATCGAGAGCCGGCACGCCGAGAACGGGGTCAAGCCGATCTCGAACTTCCTGGTGAACCGGTTCATGGGCGGCGTCCCGAACTTCGAGCAGGAGTTGCTCGACGGGATGAACGCCTCACTGGCCCGGATCAAGGCCGCCGCCGAGAGCTGACCGAACCGTCAGGTCTGCTCCACCGATTCGGTGATCTCGATCAGACCGTCGTCATACGGTTCGTACAACGGTGAACCCGTACCCGGCGGGCGTGGGGTGTCCGAGTGGGCGCCGCAACCGTACTCGGCGTCCACCACCCGGCCGTCGGCGGAGAACTCGTTGGCGCACACCCCGAACATCCGGCCCATCACCCCCGCCAGCGGCAGATAGAAACCACAGTCCCGGCAGACCCGGCGGGTGGCCCGGGCCATCGCGGAATGCGGGCCGTACTCGCCGGAATGCCAGCGTCGGGCGGCCTCGGCACGCCCGAACTCGCTGAGCACCCACCGCCGACCGAGGCCGAGCTCGAGGGCGACCTCGTCGATCGCCGGATCGCCGGTGGCGACGTGACCGGGCACCAGGCGAGGGTCGTCGACCGCGGGGGCGAGCAGATCACCCGGACCCAGATCACCCGGCCGGATCCGTTCCTGCCACGGCACCCACTTCGGCGCGACCAGCGCCGTCGGACCGGGCACCAGCACCACCTCGCTGATGGTGGCCTGATCGGTGCCCGGATATCCGGCGACCACCACGGCCCACTGCCACCCGCGGTAGCCGGGCAGTTTCGCCAGGAAACGGTGGGTGGCGGCGGTGGAGTCCTCCAGCGCGGCGCCGAGGTAGTCGCCCACGGTGTCCGCACCGCTGAACTCGACGACCGCTGCGCGGGCTTGCTCGACGGCGCCCAGCAACAACTCCTCGAGCTCGGCGACTCGCGGGTCCGCCACCTCGGCGCCCGGGTTCTCGGGCACCGCCGATTCGGGCCCCGCCTCGTCGGGCCCCGCCGTTTCGGTCACGCTGTCCATCGTCACCCATCCTGCCCGAGTGCGGGCCGTGATAGCCACACCGGTCGCCTACAACCGGCCGTCGTGATGATAGGGAACAATTGTCGGTGTGACCGGACCGCGCCGTGACCCGCGCAGCCCGGCGGGCCGCCGTGACCCCCGGTACTACCCGCCGCGGCCGGCCGGCGACCCCTCGAACGCCCGCGCCGGGTCTGATCGCGGCGCCCGCGCCGGGTCTGATCGCGGCGCCCGCGCCGGGTCTGATCGCGGCGCCCGCGCCGGGTCTGATCGCGGCGCCCGCGCCGGTGAGCACCCCGGGATGGCGAACTACCCCAGTGACGACCCCGCCCCGCGGCGACCGGGACGGCCCAAGGCCCCGCCCAGCGCCAACCGCTGGCTACCGCCACTGGACGAGGACCGCCCCACCTTCGACCGCGGGGCCGGCGAACCACCGCCGCGCGGATACCGGTCCACCGGCCGCCCGCGGTCCGATGAGCGGATCACGGTGACCCGCGCCGCCGCGCAGCGCAGCCGCGAGATGGGTTCGCGAATGTACGGCCTGGTGCACCGCGCGGCCACCGCCGACGGTGCCGACAAGTCCGGGCTGACCGCGTTGACGTGGCCGGTGGTGGCGAACTTCGCCGTCGACGCCGCCATGGCGGTGGCGTTGGCCAACACGTTGTTCTTCGCCGCGGCCACCGGGGAGAGCAAGGCCCGCGTCGCGCTGTACCTGTTGATCACGATCGCGCCGTTCGCGGTGATCGCCCCGCTGATCGGGCCGGCGCTGGACCGGCTGCAACACGGCCGGCGGGTGGCGCTGGCCACGTCGTTCGGGTTGCGCACCGCGCTGGTGGTGGTGCTGATCGCCAACTACGACGGCGCCACCGGCAGTTTTCCGTCCTGGGTGCTCTACCCCTGTGCGCTGGCGATGATGGTGCTGTCCAAATCGTTCTCGGTGCTGCGCAGCGCGATGACCCCGCGGGTGCTGCCGCCCACCATCGATCTGGTGCGGGT contains:
- a CDS encoding SRPBCC family protein; this translates as MAAPLLQAEIEINAPVSRVWELVSDLSRMPQWSPQCRRMRVLGQLRPGARTINLNRRGLMVWPTTCTITEVIPEKKLAFRVNENNTVWSYELEPTESGGTRLIESRHAENGVKPISNFLVNRFMGGVPNFEQELLDGMNASLARIKAAAES
- a CDS encoding DUF3027 domain-containing protein, which translates into the protein MDSVTETAGPDEAGPESAVPENPGAEVADPRVAELEELLLGAVEQARAAVVEFSGADTVGDYLGAALEDSTAATHRFLAKLPGYRGWQWAVVVAGYPGTDQATISEVVLVPGPTALVAPKWVPWQERIRPGDLGPGDLLAPAVDDPRLVPGHVATGDPAIDEVALELGLGRRWVLSEFGRAEAARRWHSGEYGPHSAMARATRRVCRDCGFYLPLAGVMGRMFGVCANEFSADGRVVDAEYGCGAHSDTPRPPGTGSPLYEPYDDGLIEITESVEQT
- a CDS encoding TrmH family RNA methyltransferase — encoded protein: MTDPADPRVDDFRDLNSVDRRPDLPGGKGLVIAEGVLVVQRMLASRFTPRAFLGTDRRLTELRADLAAVDAPFYRADAEVMAEVVGFHLNRGVLASAARPTELTVPQVLDGARTVAVLEGVNDHENLGSIFRNAAGLGVDAVIFGSGCADPLYRRAVRVSMGHALLVPYARARHWPADLRLLRDNGFQLLAMTPNPKAETLAAVMPRLAAQKVAVLVGAEGPGLAESTMRAADVRVRIPMSRGTDSLNVATAAALAFYERSRPSG
- a CDS encoding DUF2530 domain-containing protein, which encodes MATETPADTAPRPPAAPPLPRILLQPWPVITVITVGWLVAALLAFTVDSLHTWRPYTVAGLAVGALGTLIYVWQRHAVRRGARGAQDGLL
- a CDS encoding MarR family winged helix-turn-helix transcriptional regulator, whose product is MDDSEARLASELSFAVVRLARQLRARGAESELSLAQLSALSTLVKEGAMTPGALAARERVRPPSMTRVVSSLLELGLVARDAHPVDGRQVLIAVSAAGRRLVEAHRSTSQEWLMKRLAGLDAAQRETLTQAAELMAVLVDESA
- the sepH gene encoding septation protein SepH, whose translation is MRELKVVGLDVDGKRIICETEDSGEKFVLHADDRLRAAVRGDRTVSNQTQIDVEVSTVLRPKDIQSRIRAGASVDEVAAAAGVDRERVERFAHPVLLERARAAELATAAHPVLADGPAVLTLLEMVTSALISRGLDPHATSWDAWRNEDGRWTVQLSWKAGRSDNVAHFRYVPGAHGGTVTACDDAARELIDPDFTRQPLRPVAPLPELEFEEKPAPAPAPDQAPDAAEPAPAAEPAPRRRTRKAKSRPTVPAWEDVLLGVRSSAER
- a CDS encoding DUF2537 domain-containing protein; the encoded protein is MESGDDEATPWALGLTVAAFVAAVIAAAVVVLGIGLSRIHPLLTIGLNLVAVGGLAPSVWEWRSRPVWRWFALGAGAGVATGWLALAAVLI